In one window of Frigoriglobus tundricola DNA:
- a CDS encoding 3-keto-disaccharide hydrolase has protein sequence MRSLLALALAVTSFGAVAADDPWKLDAKLKIAKPEDLKDAEGTKPPPGATVLFDGKDFSQWVKRDGKSEVKWTLKDGVMEGVKGHGDIVTKETFGGKFKLHLEFRVPYEPTGSGQGRGNSGVYVQGRYEVQILDSYGLKSEKNDCGAIYGVAAPKVNACKAPTVWQTYDIEFAAPKFENGKKTEPAHMTVYQNGIKIHDNVPIPVDNTTAGLGGSPATPGPILLQDHGHPVQFRSVWLLKQ, from the coding sequence ATGCGCTCGCTGCTCGCTCTCGCCCTGGCAGTCACTTCGTTCGGCGCCGTTGCCGCGGACGATCCCTGGAAGCTCGACGCCAAACTCAAAATCGCCAAGCCCGAAGACCTGAAGGACGCGGAGGGCACGAAACCGCCGCCCGGCGCGACCGTGCTGTTCGACGGCAAGGACTTCTCCCAGTGGGTGAAACGCGACGGCAAGAGCGAAGTGAAGTGGACGCTCAAGGACGGCGTGATGGAAGGCGTGAAGGGGCACGGCGACATCGTCACGAAGGAGACGTTCGGCGGGAAGTTCAAGCTTCACCTCGAGTTCCGGGTGCCGTACGAGCCGACCGGCAGCGGCCAGGGGCGCGGCAACTCCGGCGTGTACGTGCAGGGGCGCTACGAGGTGCAGATCCTCGACAGTTACGGGCTCAAGAGCGAGAAGAACGACTGCGGGGCCATTTACGGCGTCGCGGCACCGAAAGTGAATGCGTGCAAGGCGCCGACGGTGTGGCAGACCTACGACATTGAGTTCGCGGCACCGAAGTTTGAAAATGGCAAGAAGACCGAACCCGCCCACATGACGGTGTATCAGAATGGAATCAAGATCCACGACAACGTGCCCATTCCCGTGGACAACACGACGGCCGGGCTCGGCGGCAGCCCGGCCACGCCCGGCCCGATCCTCCTTCAGGATCACGGGCACCCGGTCCAGTTCCGCAGCGTGTGGCTCTTGAAACAGTGA
- a CDS encoding Uma2 family endonuclease — translation MSTAARPLPYMPTFLNEASMAKFSTARYDRIVETGLLTPEDNVELLENYVVLKMSKNPAHDGTALRVRKRLTRALSPGWDIREQGTLALSDSRPEPDFSVVREDPSDYTTRHPTATDTALVIEIANTSIQRDKARIYARAGLVCYWIVNLEDRRIEVHTQPSGPGDSPAYASVQTFAPGDTVPLVLDGATVAAIPAADLLP, via the coding sequence ATGTCTACCGCCGCGCGCCCCCTACCGTACATGCCGACGTTCCTCAACGAGGCGTCGATGGCGAAGTTCTCCACCGCGCGCTATGACCGAATAGTCGAAACCGGCCTCCTCACACCCGAGGACAACGTCGAGTTGCTCGAAAACTACGTGGTGCTGAAGATGTCCAAAAACCCCGCCCACGACGGTACGGCGCTGCGCGTCCGAAAGCGACTCACGCGGGCGCTGTCGCCGGGGTGGGACATTCGTGAGCAAGGAACGCTCGCTCTATCGGACAGCCGGCCCGAACCGGATTTCAGCGTCGTTCGTGAAGACCCGTCTGATTACACGACCCGTCACCCGACGGCGACCGACACGGCTCTTGTCATCGAAATCGCAAACACGTCGATCCAGCGCGACAAGGCCCGCATCTACGCCCGCGCGGGCCTCGTCTGCTACTGGATCGTCAACCTCGAGGACCGGCGGATCGAGGTTCACACGCAGCCGTCCGGACCGGGTGATTCGCCCGCCTATGCGTCTGTACAGACCTTCGCGCCGGGCGACACCGTTCCGCTCGTTCTGGACGGTGCGACCGTGGCCGCCATTCCCGCCGCCGATCTGTTGCCCTGA
- a CDS encoding MATE family efflux transporter produces the protein MGEPNAIAPAAETLPAPSSERPPVPAPPPASVPGGSRELLKLALPLIVSQSFMTVQVFVDTVLLAWHDPLEMAASFPAVMWYWLFFGLLQVTAGYTSTFVAQYTGANRPHRVGPAVWQGIHFSVAAGLAFIAVVPLAPFLISVGGHTPETQVLEVTYLRCLAFAALPMLVMGAVNGFFSGRGQTWTVLGIEAFGTAINVGLALVLIFGRFGLPEMGIAGAGWATVVGSWASALLALALMLRARYRVAFNTLTGWRPDRDLFRRLMKYGGPAGVQVFLDVLVFNFFVQLVGRLGDAALGATTLTVRFNMIAFLPMMGLGMAISILVGQRLGENRPDLAEKSAYTGTKWSFGYMVLVASVYVLVPSLLVSVFEGDKDPEQFAAIAAIVPNLLLCVAVYSLADAVNLSLAFALRGAGDTKFVTLLTFVLAWPLMVIPTAVTVSFGGSVYWCWVFATVHIIGMSICFWFRFRSGKWKSMRVIEPEVV, from the coding sequence ATGGGCGAGCCGAACGCGATTGCTCCCGCGGCTGAAACACTCCCGGCACCGAGTTCCGAACGGCCGCCCGTCCCCGCCCCGCCGCCCGCGTCCGTTCCGGGCGGCAGCCGCGAACTGCTGAAGCTCGCGCTGCCGCTGATCGTCAGCCAGAGCTTCATGACGGTGCAGGTGTTCGTGGACACCGTGCTCCTGGCCTGGCACGACCCGCTGGAAATGGCCGCGTCGTTTCCGGCGGTGATGTGGTACTGGCTGTTCTTCGGGCTGTTACAAGTGACGGCGGGCTACACGTCCACGTTCGTCGCGCAGTACACCGGCGCGAACCGGCCGCACCGCGTCGGACCGGCGGTGTGGCAAGGCATTCACTTTTCGGTCGCCGCGGGGCTGGCGTTCATAGCGGTGGTGCCACTGGCCCCGTTCCTCATCTCCGTCGGCGGTCACACGCCGGAAACGCAGGTCCTCGAAGTGACGTACCTGCGGTGCCTCGCGTTCGCGGCACTGCCGATGCTCGTAATGGGCGCGGTGAACGGGTTCTTCTCCGGCCGCGGCCAGACCTGGACGGTCCTCGGCATCGAGGCCTTCGGCACCGCGATCAACGTCGGGCTGGCCCTCGTGCTGATCTTCGGCCGGTTCGGGCTCCCGGAGATGGGCATCGCGGGGGCGGGGTGGGCCACAGTGGTCGGGTCGTGGGCGTCCGCCCTGTTGGCGCTCGCGCTCATGCTGCGCGCCCGGTACCGGGTCGCGTTCAACACCCTGACCGGGTGGCGGCCGGACCGCGACCTGTTCCGCCGACTGATGAAGTACGGCGGCCCGGCCGGGGTGCAGGTGTTTCTGGACGTACTGGTGTTCAACTTCTTCGTGCAGCTCGTCGGCCGGCTCGGCGACGCGGCGCTCGGCGCCACCACGCTGACGGTGCGGTTCAACATGATCGCGTTCCTGCCGATGATGGGCCTGGGCATGGCGATCAGCATCCTCGTCGGCCAGCGGCTCGGCGAGAACCGCCCGGACCTCGCCGAGAAGAGCGCGTACACCGGGACCAAGTGGTCGTTCGGGTACATGGTGCTGGTGGCCAGTGTTTACGTCTTGGTGCCGTCGCTGCTCGTGTCCGTGTTCGAGGGCGACAAGGACCCGGAGCAGTTCGCGGCCATCGCGGCCATCGTGCCGAACCTGTTGCTGTGCGTCGCCGTGTACTCGCTGGCCGACGCGGTCAACCTGTCGCTGGCGTTCGCGCTACGCGGGGCGGGAGACACGAAGTTCGTGACGCTGCTGACGTTCGTACTCGCGTGGCCGCTGATGGTGATCCCGACCGCCGTGACGGTGTCCTTCGGCGGCAGCGTGTACTGGTGCTGGGTGTTCGCGACCGTTCACATCATCGGCATGAGTATCTGCTTCTGGTTCCGGTTCCGGAGCGGGAAGTGGAAGTCGATGCGCGTGATCGAACCGGAAGTGGTCTGA
- a CDS encoding transglutaminase family protein: MIRPRHTRLLLLALSGLVLANGGRLRADPKPGAYPFPLPPLAVYEQLGKADLGKVEPFAPGDAKLLAEVWAARTKKPPAALAPADDTAVRLHLLASGVSEGKRDEYLKKFTALVGAARDATAGARSDREKADQLLRFLHKATLTKGYVADETTLDAVFDKKAYNCVSSSCLYYLVGTRLGLKLQPVLIPGSGWSAGHAAVDLIDGTTRIEIEPTNPDGYDWPAKLKRSGVIVLGFQPDRKKAYDSDGFGLAGSIASNLAAAALAPKPPRAREAVRWLAISLTLAPNDPSPKNNLLATFGKWGNDHADAGRYEEALKVFACARTALDDRELERNHNAIWARYLDTVFGAGKFEDGLKLVPRAAAAFPKEKSFSSPAEWVTRAARRKNDKDGPAAGLTFADAALEYLSGDAAKSVRDWKVTARRMWSQQLLAKKDAAGSLRVLADGLAESPDDKQFFDALGYHTQEALTQLAAKDRATAVAYFKELREKFPKVSAIQDAGLSHANRALDDLCKANKFEDAMKTATALAPLAGKEGALKGRALDHWARSLATAGKWPEALAKYTEALAACPDDVRLRNNGAVMVDQWARKSMDKKDWKEAVRIYELGLKPFPDSRVLKNNREYCLAQLKEK, encoded by the coding sequence ATGATTCGCCCGCGTCACACCCGCCTTCTGTTGCTCGCTCTGAGCGGCCTCGTTCTGGCGAACGGTGGCCGGCTCCGGGCCGACCCGAAGCCCGGCGCGTACCCGTTTCCGCTCCCGCCGCTCGCGGTGTACGAGCAGCTCGGCAAGGCCGATCTCGGCAAGGTCGAACCGTTCGCGCCCGGGGACGCGAAACTTCTCGCCGAGGTCTGGGCCGCACGCACGAAGAAGCCGCCCGCGGCCCTCGCTCCCGCCGACGACACCGCCGTTCGGTTGCACTTGCTCGCGTCCGGCGTGAGCGAGGGGAAGCGGGACGAGTACCTCAAGAAGTTTACCGCTCTTGTGGGAGCGGCCCGGGACGCGACCGCCGGCGCGAGGTCCGACCGCGAAAAAGCCGACCAGTTGCTCCGGTTCCTCCATAAGGCCACTCTCACGAAGGGGTACGTCGCGGACGAGACCACGCTGGACGCGGTGTTCGACAAGAAGGCTTACAACTGCGTCTCGTCCTCGTGCCTGTATTACCTGGTGGGCACCCGGCTCGGTCTGAAGCTCCAGCCCGTACTCATTCCCGGGAGCGGGTGGTCCGCAGGTCACGCCGCGGTCGATCTGATCGACGGCACCACGCGGATCGAGATCGAACCGACGAACCCGGACGGTTACGACTGGCCGGCGAAGCTCAAACGGTCCGGCGTGATCGTCCTGGGCTTCCAGCCGGATCGGAAGAAGGCGTACGACAGTGACGGGTTCGGGTTGGCCGGATCAATTGCCAGTAACCTGGCCGCGGCGGCGCTCGCGCCCAAGCCGCCGAGGGCCCGCGAAGCGGTCCGCTGGCTCGCGATCAGCCTCACCCTCGCGCCGAACGACCCCAGCCCGAAGAACAACCTCCTGGCCACGTTCGGGAAGTGGGGCAACGATCACGCCGACGCCGGCCGGTACGAGGAGGCGCTGAAGGTGTTCGCCTGCGCCCGGACCGCGCTCGACGACCGCGAACTCGAACGGAACCACAACGCGATCTGGGCGCGTTACCTCGACACCGTGTTCGGCGCGGGGAAGTTCGAGGACGGCCTGAAGCTGGTTCCGCGTGCCGCCGCGGCGTTCCCGAAGGAGAAGTCGTTTTCCTCGCCCGCCGAGTGGGTCACCCGCGCGGCCCGGCGCAAAAACGACAAGGACGGCCCGGCCGCGGGACTGACGTTCGCCGACGCCGCGCTCGAGTACCTCTCGGGGGACGCGGCCAAGAGCGTTCGCGACTGGAAGGTGACGGCCCGGCGGATGTGGTCGCAACAGTTGCTCGCGAAAAAGGACGCCGCGGGGTCGCTCCGCGTTCTCGCCGACGGGCTGGCCGAAAGTCCGGACGACAAGCAATTCTTCGACGCGCTCGGTTACCACACACAGGAGGCTCTGACCCAACTCGCGGCGAAGGATCGCGCCACGGCGGTCGCGTACTTCAAGGAACTGCGCGAGAAGTTCCCGAAAGTCTCCGCCATTCAGGACGCCGGATTGTCCCACGCGAACCGCGCCCTCGACGACCTGTGCAAGGCGAACAAGTTCGAGGACGCGATGAAGACCGCGACCGCTCTCGCTCCGCTGGCGGGAAAGGAAGGCGCGCTGAAGGGCCGCGCCCTCGACCACTGGGCGCGATCGCTGGCGACCGCGGGGAAGTGGCCGGAGGCGCTGGCGAAGTACACCGAGGCACTGGCGGCGTGCCCCGATGATGTCCGCCTGCGCAACAACGGCGCGGTGATGGTGGATCAGTGGGCGCGCAAGTCGATGGACAAGAAGGACTGGAAGGAAGCCGTTCGCATCTACGAGTTGGGGCTGAAGCCGTTCCCCGACAGCCGGGTGTTGAAGAACAACCGCGAGTACTGTCTCGCGCAGTTGAAGGAGAAGTGA
- the tnpC gene encoding IS66 family transposase has product MTPIPQPPELPSDLPPQVVAYIRILEATIAELTAQVTGLTTRVAELEARLNQNSTNSSKPPSSDAPHVKPAPPKPSSGKRRGGQPGHPKAERTLLPPDEIRTLKPATCRGCAHPLTGDDSNPAVHQVHEVPVVTPHVTEYRCHRLRCPHCGTTTVAAVPAEAATGYGPRAQAVAALLTGSCRLGKRGTSQLFADLFGLPLSPAMVCKLQHRTAEALKPVAEEALMYTCGQPANVDETSWKQGQKRAWLWVAVTTLVVAFLIRKTRGRSAFEDLRDGSTAVHTTDRYPVYTHLDKHKRQLCWAHLRRDFQAMIDRGGSGTAIGAALLACSDALFENWYRVRDGTLTRSTFRSVYIPALRRQVGEFLRTGAACGCAKTAATCGELLPVEASLWTFARVVGVEPTNNAAEREVRHAVCWRKTSFGTDSERGSRFVERILTVIASCRRQKRNVLAFLIDAVTAHRTGAKAPTLVPAQAQQQNVVNPLFANC; this is encoded by the coding sequence ATGACGCCGATCCCTCAACCGCCGGAACTCCCGAGCGACCTGCCCCCACAGGTCGTGGCGTATATCCGCATTCTTGAGGCCACGATTGCCGAGCTCACCGCCCAGGTCACCGGGCTCACCACCCGCGTCGCGGAACTCGAGGCCCGTCTCAACCAGAACTCCACCAACTCGTCCAAGCCCCCTTCGTCCGACGCCCCGCACGTGAAACCGGCCCCGCCCAAGCCGTCCTCGGGCAAGCGTCGCGGGGGCCAACCGGGGCACCCCAAAGCGGAACGCACCCTGCTGCCGCCGGATGAGATCCGGACCCTCAAGCCGGCCACGTGCCGGGGCTGCGCGCACCCGCTGACCGGGGACGACTCGAACCCGGCCGTTCATCAGGTCCACGAGGTCCCGGTCGTCACGCCCCACGTGACCGAGTACCGGTGCCACCGGCTCCGGTGCCCGCACTGCGGCACGACAACCGTGGCGGCGGTGCCGGCCGAGGCGGCGACCGGATACGGGCCCCGGGCTCAGGCGGTGGCCGCGCTGCTCACCGGCTCGTGCCGCCTGGGCAAGCGCGGCACGAGCCAATTGTTCGCCGACCTGTTCGGCCTGCCCCTGAGCCCGGCGATGGTGTGCAAGCTCCAGCACCGAACCGCGGAGGCGTTGAAGCCGGTGGCCGAAGAGGCCCTGATGTACACCTGCGGGCAACCGGCCAACGTGGACGAGACCAGCTGGAAGCAGGGCCAGAAGCGGGCCTGGCTGTGGGTGGCGGTGACCACGTTGGTTGTGGCGTTCCTGATCCGCAAGACCCGGGGCCGAAGCGCATTCGAGGACCTACGGGATGGGTCGACGGCGGTCCACACGACCGACCGGTATCCGGTGTACACGCACCTCGACAAGCACAAGCGCCAGCTGTGCTGGGCGCACCTGCGGCGCGACTTCCAGGCGATGATCGACCGGGGCGGTTCCGGGACGGCGATCGGGGCGGCCCTACTGGCGTGTTCGGACGCCCTGTTCGAGAACTGGTATCGGGTCCGGGACGGAACCCTCACGCGGTCCACATTTCGCTCGGTCTACATCCCCGCGTTGCGTCGCCAGGTGGGCGAGTTCTTGCGGACCGGGGCCGCGTGCGGCTGCGCCAAGACGGCCGCCACGTGCGGCGAGCTGTTGCCGGTCGAGGCGTCGTTGTGGACGTTCGCGCGGGTCGTCGGCGTGGAACCGACCAACAACGCGGCCGAGCGCGAGGTGCGCCACGCCGTGTGCTGGCGCAAAACGAGCTTCGGGACCGACAGCGAACGCGGGAGCCGATTCGTGGAACGGATCCTCACGGTGATCGCCTCGTGCCGCCGCCAGAAGCGCAACGTCCTGGCGTTCCTCATCGACGCCGTCACCGCACACCGGACCGGCGCGAAGGCACCGACGCTCGTTCCCGCTCAGGCCCAACAACAGAACGTTGTGAATCCGCTCTTCGCAAACTGTTGA
- a CDS encoding DUF1559 domain-containing protein, with protein sequence MRLAQFRSRLAFTLIELLVVIAIIAILIGLLLPAVQKVREAAARMSCTNNMKQVGLAAMNYESSYGILPPGVNLSPNATNGANAGYVSGPPYAGPYTGVLVYLLPYVEQQNTFNLIPQSYMTLNTTQGAWAYNTPPYSSDGNHTGYGFVPAYTQIKTYLCPSDSAQTTSPGSGIVDAYWTGPGYIEIDYVYDGSFFNNQWGSGWGRTNYIGSGGYLGAAQSSFQGIYDANSQTKIVAITDGTSNTIAFGESLFGTAKGTRDFVCTWFGAGTMPSAWGLSSSPDWYQFSSRHTGIVNFAFGDGSVRPITLSANYTMFVYASAMNDGNVIDFSQLGQ encoded by the coding sequence ATGAGGCTCGCACAGTTTCGTTCCCGACTCGCGTTCACTCTGATCGAACTGCTCGTGGTGATCGCCATCATCGCGATCCTGATCGGCCTGCTCCTGCCCGCCGTGCAGAAGGTGCGCGAGGCCGCCGCGCGCATGAGCTGCACCAACAACATGAAACAGGTCGGGCTGGCCGCGATGAACTACGAGAGCAGCTACGGTATACTCCCGCCGGGCGTCAACCTGAGCCCGAACGCCACCAACGGCGCCAACGCCGGGTACGTGTCCGGCCCGCCCTACGCGGGGCCCTACACGGGCGTGCTGGTGTACCTGCTGCCCTACGTGGAACAGCAGAACACCTTCAACCTGATCCCGCAGTCCTACATGACCCTGAACACCACGCAGGGGGCCTGGGCGTACAACACGCCGCCGTACTCGAGCGACGGCAACCACACCGGGTACGGCTTCGTCCCGGCCTACACGCAGATCAAGACCTACCTGTGCCCGTCGGACAGCGCCCAAACCACCTCCCCCGGCAGCGGCATCGTTGACGCGTACTGGACCGGCCCGGGCTACATCGAGATCGACTACGTCTACGATGGCAGCTTCTTCAATAACCAATGGGGCAGCGGGTGGGGCCGCACCAACTACATCGGGAGCGGCGGGTACCTCGGGGCCGCACAATCGAGCTTCCAGGGCATTTACGACGCCAACTCCCAGACCAAAATCGTGGCGATCACCGACGGCACCTCCAACACGATCGCGTTCGGCGAGTCGCTGTTCGGCACCGCGAAGGGAACACGGGACTTCGTTTGTACCTGGTTCGGGGCCGGTACCATGCCCTCCGCCTGGGGCCTGTCGTCCTCCCCGGACTGGTACCAGTTCAGCAGCCGCCACACCGGCATCGTCAACTTCGCCTTCGGCGACGGGTCCGTCCGCCCCATCACGCTCAGCGCGAACTACACGATGTTCGTCTACGCCTCGGCCATGAATGACGGGAACGTTATCGACTTCTCGCAACTGGGCCAGTGA
- a CDS encoding LysR family transcriptional regulator, with protein sequence MGQLRSAEQATFALKLAKIPISSRHVQRLAQEIGNEMAHQRDDQVIQQRRRELPVRVSATPEVVAVEVDGGRLRTRAQGCGPGVHEVQGKEEKVAALMTLKSPTFEHDPQSEPPPSFLQPRRVRRLVTQMKGLAGENTPDRPEDAPDLQEHAVEEEEPAPQPPPSQPPPPSKAVDYSGRPQRLVRTCVASMSCSDQFGPMMAAEAQERDFYRAPRKAFVGDGAEYNWSIHRGYFADFEPITDFLHALCYVYLAAWAESDTEAQQWSLYETWLRACWQGRVSDVIAELEGVQQRVGMPPDGEELDKKDPRRLVSEALSYLGNNQRRMDYPRYRREGLPITSSWVESLVGDFNARVKSRQQFWNRPKGPEPILQLRAAVLSEDERLDRFFAQRPGNPRRGRKAA encoded by the coding sequence ATGGGGCAGTTGCGCTCCGCCGAGCAGGCCACCTTCGCACTCAAACTCGCCAAGATCCCGATCAGTTCCCGCCACGTGCAGCGGCTCGCCCAAGAGATCGGCAACGAAATGGCTCACCAGCGGGACGACCAGGTGATCCAACAGCGCCGTCGGGAATTGCCCGTGCGGGTGAGCGCCACACCCGAGGTCGTTGCCGTCGAGGTGGATGGTGGACGTCTGCGGACCCGGGCGCAGGGGTGTGGGCCGGGCGTGCATGAGGTCCAAGGCAAAGAGGAGAAAGTGGCCGCCCTGATGACGCTCAAGAGCCCGACGTTCGAGCACGACCCACAATCCGAACCGCCGCCCTCATTTCTCCAACCGCGTCGCGTGCGTCGTCTGGTGACGCAGATGAAGGGATTGGCGGGGGAGAACACGCCGGATCGTCCGGAAGACGCACCGGATCTTCAGGAACACGCAGTCGAAGAAGAGGAACCGGCGCCCCAACCGCCACCGTCTCAACCGCCTCCGCCGTCGAAGGCGGTGGACTACTCCGGTCGTCCCCAGCGACTGGTGCGCACGTGCGTGGCGAGTATGTCGTGCAGTGACCAGTTCGGCCCGATGATGGCGGCGGAAGCCCAGGAGCGCGACTTTTACCGCGCCCCGCGGAAAGCGTTCGTGGGCGACGGAGCGGAGTATAACTGGAGCATTCACCGCGGGTACTTCGCGGACTTCGAGCCGATCACGGACTTTTTACACGCGTTGTGTTACGTCTACTTGGCGGCGTGGGCGGAGAGTGACACGGAGGCGCAACAGTGGTCGCTCTACGAGACGTGGCTGCGGGCCTGTTGGCAGGGTCGTGTTTCTGACGTGATCGCGGAGTTGGAAGGCGTTCAGCAGCGTGTGGGAATGCCACCGGATGGTGAGGAGTTGGACAAGAAGGATCCACGGCGCTTGGTGTCGGAGGCGTTGAGCTACCTGGGCAACAACCAACGTCGGATGGACTATCCGCGTTATCGACGCGAGGGGTTGCCGATCACCAGCAGTTGGGTGGAGTCGTTGGTGGGCGACTTCAACGCGCGGGTCAAGAGCCGACAGCAGTTCTGGAACCGACCCAAGGGGCCCGAACCCATCCTCCAGTTGCGCGCCGCCGTCCTCAGTGAGGACGAACGTCTCGACCGCTTCTTCGCACAGCGACCGGGCAATCCCCGCCGCGGACGAAAAGCGGCATGA
- the cysK gene encoding cysteine synthase A, with translation MTTDTTFRGHVYDDITQTFGNTPCIKLRRVVGDARAIVIGKLENFNPLWSVKDRIGVAMIDAAERAGKIKPETMIVEPTSGNTGIGLAFTCAARGYKLTVTMPESMSLERQRLLKALGAKLILTPRELGMKGAVSEAMKLYQEHGSEPHAFIPQQFKNPANPEIHRKTTAEEIWRATGGTIDILVCGVGTGGTITGCGEVLKSRKPSVKCVAVEPTQSPVLTQHIVQGVPRDQVKPLGPHKIQGIGAGFIPDVLNCAIIDEIVQVTDDEAFEMGRRLAKEEGMLCGISCGAAATAAVKLAHRPENAGKVIVVVLPDLGERYLSTALYPQE, from the coding sequence ATGACCACCGATACCACCTTCCGCGGGCACGTTTACGACGATATCACGCAGACCTTCGGCAACACGCCCTGCATCAAGCTCCGCCGCGTGGTGGGCGACGCCAGGGCCATCGTCATCGGCAAACTGGAGAACTTCAACCCGCTGTGGTCCGTGAAGGACCGCATCGGCGTGGCCATGATCGACGCGGCCGAAAGGGCCGGGAAGATCAAGCCGGAAACGATGATCGTCGAGCCGACCAGCGGCAACACTGGTATCGGGCTGGCGTTCACCTGCGCCGCCCGCGGCTACAAGCTCACCGTGACGATGCCCGAAAGCATGTCGCTCGAGCGGCAGCGGCTGTTGAAGGCGCTCGGCGCGAAACTGATCCTCACGCCGCGCGAACTCGGCATGAAGGGCGCGGTCTCGGAAGCGATGAAGCTCTATCAGGAGCACGGCAGCGAGCCGCACGCGTTCATCCCGCAACAGTTCAAGAACCCGGCCAACCCCGAGATCCACCGCAAGACGACGGCCGAGGAGATCTGGCGCGCGACCGGCGGCACCATCGACATTCTGGTGTGCGGCGTGGGCACCGGCGGGACGATCACCGGGTGCGGCGAGGTGCTCAAGAGTCGCAAGCCCTCCGTGAAGTGCGTGGCGGTGGAACCGACGCAGAGCCCGGTGCTGACGCAGCACATCGTGCAGGGCGTCCCGAGGGACCAGGTGAAGCCGCTCGGGCCGCACAAGATCCAGGGCATCGGGGCGGGCTTCATCCCGGACGTGCTGAACTGCGCGATCATCGACGAAATCGTTCAGGTGACCGACGACGAGGCGTTCGAGATGGGCCGGCGGCTGGCGAAGGAAGAGGGGATGCTGTGCGGCATCTCCTGTGGCGCCGCCGCGACCGCCGCGGTGAAGCTCGCGCACCGGCCCGAGAACGCGGGCAAGGTGATCGTGGTCGTGCTGCCGGACCTCGGCGAACGTTACCTGAGTACGGCGCTGTACCCGCAGGAGTGA
- a CDS encoding DUF1501 domain-containing protein, producing the protein MPALTHPTFTRRTAVQAGAVGLLGLGLGELNVLRAARNPRAKSVIYVFLSGGLAQHESFDPKPDAPDVIRGEFGTIATRTPGLRVTEHLPKLAACSDKWAVVRSLTHKSNDHSLAHHIMLTGRGDAPVGFNPSKPQPTDHPSLAAVAGAVTQSRNNLPPAIVLPDKIVHNTGRVLPGQFAGAMGRAHDPWVLEASAFEPNAYGAFPEYEFDHQQRPFDAKRKAFTIPDLSLPQGVDGARFGGRLDVLKHLDAQRRALDMAASAGPFDRSRADAVSLLTDARVRAAFDLNRASPRDLDRYGRNAFGWSVLTAARLVEAGVNLVQVNLGNNESWDTHGNAFPHLKDKLLPPTDRALSALLTDLEQRGRLDDTLIVMASEFGRTPRISTLSQFYKGPGRDHWGAVQSVWLAGGGVRGGRVLGSSDKTGGHPATDPQTPENFAATIYSALGLSKTAAWVDAENRPHHLYHADPMPVG; encoded by the coding sequence ATGCCCGCCCTCACGCACCCGACCTTCACCCGCCGCACCGCTGTTCAGGCCGGGGCGGTGGGGCTCCTCGGCCTGGGGCTCGGGGAGCTGAACGTCCTCCGCGCCGCGCGCAACCCGAGGGCGAAATCCGTCATTTACGTTTTCCTCTCTGGCGGACTGGCCCAGCACGAGAGCTTCGACCCGAAGCCGGACGCGCCGGACGTGATCCGCGGCGAGTTCGGGACGATCGCGACGCGGACCCCGGGCCTGCGCGTCACCGAACACCTTCCCAAACTGGCAGCTTGTTCCGACAAATGGGCGGTGGTCCGGTCGCTCACCCACAAGTCGAACGACCACTCGCTCGCCCACCACATCATGTTGACGGGGCGCGGCGACGCCCCGGTGGGCTTCAACCCGAGTAAGCCGCAACCGACCGACCACCCGAGCCTCGCGGCCGTCGCCGGCGCGGTAACGCAGTCGCGGAACAACCTGCCCCCGGCGATCGTGCTGCCGGACAAGATCGTCCACAACACCGGCCGCGTGCTGCCGGGACAGTTCGCGGGGGCGATGGGGCGCGCTCACGACCCATGGGTCCTCGAAGCCTCGGCGTTCGAGCCGAACGCGTACGGCGCCTTTCCGGAGTACGAGTTCGACCACCAGCAGCGGCCGTTCGACGCGAAACGGAAGGCGTTCACGATCCCCGATCTGAGCCTGCCCCAGGGCGTGGACGGCGCCCGCTTCGGCGGGCGCCTCGACGTTCTGAAGCACCTCGACGCGCAGCGCCGGGCGCTCGACATGGCCGCGAGCGCGGGACCGTTCGACCGGTCCCGCGCGGACGCCGTGAGCCTGCTCACGGACGCCCGGGTGCGGGCCGCGTTCGATCTGAACCGGGCCAGCCCGCGCGACCTCGACCGTTACGGCCGTAACGCGTTCGGCTGGTCGGTGCTGACGGCCGCGCGGCTGGTCGAAGCGGGGGTGAACCTCGTGCAAGTGAACCTGGGCAACAACGAGAGCTGGGACACCCACGGGAACGCGTTCCCGCACCTCAAGGACAAACTGCTGCCCCCCACCGACCGGGCGCTCAGTGCCCTCCTGACCGATCTGGAGCAGCGCGGCCGGCTCGACGACACGCTGATCGTGATGGCGAGCGAGTTCGGCCGCACGCCGCGGATCAGCACGCTGTCGCAGTTCTACAAGGGACCGGGCCGGGATCACTGGGGCGCGGTGCAGTCCGTGTGGCTCGCCGGCGGCGGCGTGAGGGGCGGGCGGGTGCTCGGCTCATCGGACAAGACCGGCGGCCATCCCGCGACCGACCCGCAGACGCCCGAGAACTTCGCCGCTACGATCTACTCCGCGCTGGGGTTGTCCAAAACGGCCGCCTGGGTGGACGCCGAGAACCGCCCGCACCACCTCTACCACGCCGATCCCATGCCCGTGGGGTAA